The Cellulomonas sp. S1-8 genome has a window encoding:
- a CDS encoding biotin/lipoyl-binding protein: MHEPTHEPMREQPVRRRRRARRTVAVVAVTAVGLSLVGGGVALALGGRDDADRYRTATAELGTVAQTVSAVGTVTSATRRDAAFATAGTVASVDVAVGDTVGAGQVLATLDPTDLQAALDQARSALADAQQQLEDDLETQSSGATSTSTSTTSTRTTGASTTGASTTVSTAVAWTTSASVGVVTVAAPTAPSAAPTATASHVPTATPAPTATPTAQASPDAAVTEATARVEAAQQALLAAYDALAAAVTQQTDAWTGESCTAFLALDPTTVVPDADPGTDDASSGGGDQADPDATDPDATDPDATDPDATDPDATEDGVAAVPTAPTPAGVPLSQAQQLLAACQSALSQAGDALTAPLAALTAASADLDTAVDALVAAVAATPPGGGGTPDPAPSPTDPTAPAPSPTPAPSPTPAPSPTPGGGATPGGSDASPPTSGAPATGAPATGAPATGQSTTGPSGADAALGGTTTRTITAETVVADRAQIALREADVAIAEHALTLADLTSPVAGTVAAVGLSVGATVEASSTSSVVTVLGDDGHLVTFVVPLTSVDAVAVGQDATVRVATTSAGLTGTVSSVGVLDVSETSTPAYTVLVALDPSDEPVFDDSSAQVDVAVAAGDAVLTVPTSAVRTAGGATTVQVLGQDGAVDDVPVGTGAVGSELTEVTSGVEVGDRVVLADLEAPLDVGEDDDASTGLSGLSQESTSVQRPMGGGPPPGVVPGG, encoded by the coding sequence ATGCACGAGCCGACGCACGAGCCGATGCGCGAGCAGCCGGTGCGGCGCCGACGGCGGGCACGGCGGACGGTCGCCGTCGTCGCGGTGACCGCGGTCGGGCTCTCGCTCGTGGGCGGCGGCGTCGCCCTGGCACTCGGTGGGCGGGACGACGCCGACCGGTACCGGACGGCGACGGCCGAGCTCGGCACGGTCGCCCAGACGGTCTCCGCGGTCGGCACGGTGACGTCGGCGACGCGCCGCGACGCGGCCTTCGCGACGGCCGGGACGGTCGCGTCGGTCGACGTCGCCGTCGGCGACACCGTCGGCGCGGGCCAGGTGCTCGCCACGCTCGACCCCACCGACCTGCAGGCGGCGCTGGACCAGGCGCGCTCGGCGCTCGCCGACGCCCAGCAGCAGCTCGAGGACGACCTCGAGACGCAGTCGTCCGGCGCGACGAGCACGAGCACGTCCACGACGAGCACGAGGACGACGGGCGCGAGCACGACGGGCGCGAGCACGACGGTGTCGACCGCCGTCGCGTGGACGACGAGCGCCTCGGTCGGCGTCGTCACGGTCGCCGCCCCGACGGCACCGTCCGCGGCCCCGACCGCGACAGCGAGCCACGTGCCGACCGCGACCCCGGCCCCGACCGCCACCCCGACCGCGCAGGCGTCGCCGGACGCGGCGGTGACGGAGGCCACCGCCCGGGTGGAGGCGGCGCAGCAGGCCCTGCTGGCCGCCTACGACGCGCTCGCCGCCGCGGTGACCCAGCAGACCGATGCGTGGACGGGTGAGTCGTGCACGGCGTTCCTCGCGCTCGACCCCACGACGGTCGTGCCCGACGCGGACCCGGGCACGGACGACGCGTCGTCCGGCGGCGGCGACCAGGCCGACCCCGACGCGACCGATCCCGACGCCACCGATCCCGACGCGACCGACCCCGACGCGACCGACCCCGACGCCACGGAGGACGGCGTCGCCGCCGTGCCGACCGCGCCGACGCCCGCCGGGGTCCCGCTCTCGCAGGCGCAGCAGCTGCTCGCGGCCTGCCAGTCGGCGCTGTCGCAGGCGGGCGACGCCCTCACGGCGCCGCTCGCGGCACTGACCGCGGCGTCCGCGGACCTCGACACGGCCGTCGACGCGCTGGTCGCGGCCGTCGCGGCGACGCCTCCGGGCGGCGGGGGCACCCCGGACCCCGCCCCGAGCCCCACGGACCCCACCGCCCCCGCTCCGAGCCCCACCCCCGCCCCGAGCCCCACCCCCGCCCCGAGCCCCACCCCCGGCGGCGGCGCCACCCCCGGCGGCTCGGACGCGAGCCCGCCGACGTCGGGGGCACCCGCCACGGGCGCCCCCGCGACCGGCGCACCGGCGACGGGCCAGTCGACGACCGGCCCGTCGGGCGCGGACGCAGCCCTGGGCGGTACGACGACCCGCACGATCACCGCGGAGACGGTCGTGGCGGACCGCGCGCAGATCGCGCTGCGCGAGGCGGACGTGGCGATCGCGGAGCACGCGCTCACGCTCGCCGACCTCACGAGCCCCGTCGCGGGCACGGTCGCGGCGGTCGGGCTGAGCGTCGGCGCCACGGTGGAGGCGTCGTCGACGTCGTCGGTCGTGACGGTCCTCGGCGACGACGGTCACCTGGTGACGTTCGTGGTGCCCCTGACGTCGGTGGACGCGGTCGCGGTGGGGCAGGACGCGACGGTGCGCGTCGCGACGACGTCGGCGGGGCTGACGGGCACGGTGAGCAGCGTCGGTGTGCTGGACGTCTCGGAGACGTCCACCCCCGCGTACACGGTCCTCGTCGCGCTCGACCCGTCGGACGAGCCGGTGTTCGACGACTCGTCGGCGCAGGTCGACGTGGCCGTCGCGGCGGGCGACGCGGTGCTGACGGTCCCGACGTCAGCGGTGCGGACGGCGGGCGGTGCGACGACCGTGCAGGTGCTGGGCCAGGACGGCGCCGTCGACGACGTCCCGGTCGGGACGGGTGCGGTGGGGTCGGAGCTCACCGAGGTGACGTCCGGCGTCGAGGTGGGTGACCGGGTCGTCCTGGCGGACCTCGAGGCGCCGCTCGACGTGGGTGAGGACGACGACGCGAGCACGGGCCTGTCGGGTCTGTCGCAGGAGTCGACGTCCGTCCAGCGACCCATGGGCGGCGGCCCGCCGCCCGGCGTGGTGCCGGGAGGCTGA
- a CDS encoding DUF5666 domain-containing protein — protein MPTSDLTRRPLGRRPLGRDPLGRHTHRAVAGVVPLTALVLLLAACGGTASSVDAAPTATAPARSDQQQPDGGLPGGGAPGVSGLVAAVSGTTMQVQSTDSQTAVSWTDATTVTQTVVATLADVTVGVCVAAFTMPTDDDAAGAARAVAISEPVDGACSAGFGGMGGFGGRGPGGDMPTDMPTDMPTDMPTDMPQPGGGGAGGPGGTSGLVTAVDGTTITVAVTSDDGSTTGTVTVDDATAYTRTAAADTSALAVGRCVVARGETDDAGAVTATDVTVSTPGDEGCSTGAGLPGRPGMPGQSQDGGSDDDA, from the coding sequence ATGCCCACGTCCGACCTGACCCGCCGCCCGCTCGGTCGCCGCCCGCTCGGTCGTGACCCGCTCGGTCGTCACACGCACCGCGCCGTCGCGGGGGTCGTGCCCCTCACGGCGCTCGTGCTGCTGCTCGCGGCCTGCGGGGGCACCGCGTCGTCCGTCGACGCGGCACCGACGGCGACCGCGCCCGCACGCAGCGACCAGCAGCAGCCCGACGGTGGCCTGCCCGGCGGCGGCGCCCCCGGCGTCAGCGGGCTCGTGGCGGCGGTGAGCGGTACGACGATGCAGGTCCAGAGCACCGACAGCCAGACGGCCGTCTCCTGGACCGACGCGACGACCGTCACGCAGACCGTCGTCGCGACGCTCGCCGACGTCACGGTGGGCGTGTGCGTCGCGGCCTTCACGATGCCGACCGACGACGACGCGGCGGGCGCCGCGAGGGCGGTGGCGATCAGCGAGCCGGTCGACGGTGCGTGCTCGGCGGGCTTCGGTGGGATGGGCGGGTTCGGTGGGCGCGGGCCGGGCGGTGACATGCCGACCGACATGCCGACCGACATGCCGACGGACATGCCGACGGACATGCCGCAGCCCGGCGGCGGGGGCGCCGGCGGACCGGGCGGGACGTCGGGGCTGGTCACCGCGGTCGACGGCACCACCATCACGGTCGCGGTCACGTCGGACGACGGCTCGACCACGGGGACCGTGACCGTCGACGACGCGACCGCGTACACCCGCACGGCCGCCGCGGACACGTCCGCCCTGGCGGTGGGCCGGTGCGTCGTCGCGCGCGGCGAGACCGACGACGCGGGCGCCGTGACCGCCACGGACGTCACGGTCTCCACGCCGGGTGACGAGGGCTGCAGCACGGGTGCGGGCCTGCCCGGCCGTCCTGGCATGCCCGGGCAGTCGCAGGACGGCGGGTCGGACGACGATGCGTGA
- a CDS encoding ABC transporter permease: MSWTETLRTGLAAVRSHALRSTLTVLGILIGIAAVILTVGLGLGTQRDVSAQISSLGSDLLIVTPGSSTDASGMRGGFGSATTLTRDDADALASPVNAPDVAGVAAERSTVLQLEAADTNWATTVTGTTASWLEVRGRELAAGQFLTQDDDLERADVVVLGAQTATELFGTTAVVGQVVSVAGTDLTVVGVLAEAGASGDSDLDDIALVPLSTAAETLVGGATRNTVSTIYVQAASADRLSAAYQEVQQTLLALHGASDAEDADFTVASQDALVSTATAVYRTLTVLLTGIAGLSLLVGGIGVMNIMLVSVSERTREIGLRKALGAPPWAIRRQFLVEATVLGLTGGLLGAVLGVVGARWLPALLGTSIVVSGAAVAGSVVVAMAIGLVFGVYPATRAARLAPIDALRAE; this comes from the coding sequence ATGAGCTGGACGGAGACCCTGCGCACGGGCCTCGCGGCGGTCCGCTCCCACGCGCTGCGCTCGACGCTGACCGTGCTCGGCATCCTCATCGGCATCGCGGCGGTGATCCTCACCGTCGGTCTGGGCCTGGGCACGCAGCGGGACGTCAGCGCGCAGATCAGCTCGCTCGGCTCGGACCTGCTGATCGTCACGCCCGGGTCGAGCACCGACGCGTCGGGCATGCGCGGCGGCTTCGGGTCCGCCACGACGCTCACCCGCGACGACGCCGACGCGCTCGCCTCACCGGTCAACGCCCCGGACGTCGCCGGCGTCGCGGCCGAGCGCTCGACGGTCCTGCAGCTCGAGGCCGCCGACACCAACTGGGCCACCACCGTCACCGGGACGACCGCGTCGTGGCTCGAGGTACGCGGCCGCGAGCTGGCCGCCGGGCAGTTCCTCACGCAGGACGACGACCTGGAGCGGGCCGACGTCGTGGTGCTCGGCGCCCAGACCGCGACGGAGCTGTTCGGCACGACGGCGGTCGTCGGGCAGGTCGTGAGCGTGGCGGGCACCGACCTCACGGTCGTCGGCGTCCTGGCGGAGGCCGGCGCGAGCGGCGACAGCGACCTCGACGACATCGCGCTCGTGCCGCTGTCGACGGCGGCCGAGACGCTCGTCGGCGGGGCCACCCGCAACACCGTCTCGACGATCTACGTGCAGGCCGCGTCGGCCGACCGGCTGTCGGCCGCCTACCAGGAGGTGCAGCAGACGCTGCTGGCGCTGCACGGTGCGTCGGACGCCGAGGACGCGGACTTCACGGTCGCGTCGCAGGACGCGCTGGTGTCCACCGCCACGGCCGTCTACCGCACCCTGACGGTGCTGCTGACGGGCATCGCGGGGCTGTCCCTGCTGGTCGGGGGCATCGGCGTCATGAACATCATGCTCGTGTCCGTCAGCGAGCGGACCCGGGAGATCGGGCTGCGCAAGGCGCTCGGCGCACCGCCGTGGGCGATCCGCCGGCAGTTCCTCGTCGAGGCGACCGTCCTCGGCCTGACGGGCGGCCTGCTCGGTGCGGTGCTCGGTGTCGTCGGCGCCCGGTGGCTGCCCGCGCTGCTCGGCACGTCGATCGTCGTGTCGGGTGCGGCCGTCGCCGGCTCGGTGGTCGTGGCCATGGCCATCGGCCTGGTGTTCGGCGTGTACCCCGCGACGCGCGCCGCGCGTCTCGCCCCCATCGACGCGCTGCGGGCCGAGTGA
- a CDS encoding ABC transporter ATP-binding protein translates to MADGPAVIELADAGKTYRTGTVEHEALRGVDLRIDEGEYVAVVGPSGSGKSTLMNVLGCLDTLTRGSYRLAGQDVSQLAEVDLARIRNQHIGFVFQQYHLLPSLSAWRNVELPLVYGRVPAPERRERAIEALTRVGLGDRVHHRPGELSGGQQQRVAVARALVGDPALVLADEPTGNLDSASTADVLDLVDELHAAGRTIVLITHEHDVADRAARIVRVADGLIVHDGPGARAGVLR, encoded by the coding sequence ATGGCTGACGGCCCCGCGGTCATCGAGCTCGCGGACGCCGGCAAGACGTACCGCACGGGCACCGTCGAGCACGAGGCGCTGCGCGGGGTCGACCTGCGCATCGACGAGGGCGAGTACGTGGCTGTCGTCGGCCCGTCCGGCTCCGGCAAGTCGACGCTGATGAACGTCCTGGGCTGCCTGGACACCCTGACGCGCGGGTCTTACCGGCTCGCGGGGCAGGACGTGTCCCAGCTCGCCGAGGTCGATCTCGCCCGGATCCGCAACCAGCACATCGGCTTCGTGTTCCAGCAGTACCACCTGCTGCCGTCGCTGTCCGCGTGGCGCAACGTCGAGCTGCCGCTCGTGTACGGGCGGGTGCCCGCGCCGGAGCGCCGGGAGCGGGCGATCGAGGCGCTGACCCGTGTCGGCCTGGGCGACCGGGTGCACCACCGGCCCGGCGAGCTGTCGGGCGGGCAGCAGCAGCGCGTCGCGGTGGCACGAGCCCTCGTCGGGGACCCGGCGCTGGTCCTGGCCGACGAGCCCACGGGCAACCTCGACTCGGCGTCCACGGCCGACGTGCTCGACCTCGTCGACGAGCTGCACGCCGCCGGCCGCACGATCGTGCTCATCACGCACGAGCACGACGTCGCCGACCGCGCCGCGCGGATCGTGCGCGTCGCGGACGGCCTGATCGTCCACGACGGCCCGGGCGCGCGGGCGGGGGTCCTGCGATGA
- a CDS encoding efflux RND transporter periplasmic adaptor subunit: MRENMLGVWRRSAPRARIAVVVVALAVAGTLAWWVWWRGAPPSDAQAPPTRTVAASLETLEQTVSTSGTLTPLVHETAVFDVAGTVTSVLVAAGDTVTAGQALATVGTLQLDADLLLAQADLAQARAEEAEARADDDGTAAAQARIDALAAQVEVAAAAADDARAALDGATLVAPVAGLVTTADLEVGDVVTAGSGATNGSGAAPDGAATLTSTTTATSTGFTVVGTDAWRVDATVGESDVALLAVGDQVEITSDDLAATVFGTVAEIGLVSSSTSGTAAYPVTVAVTGTSDDLHDGIAVDVEIVHERRTDVLTVPSAAITTGDDGTTTVTRLDADGTQVETTVETGATSGDLTEITSGLAEGDEVVVRVFTGGAGGGQQMFEGFPEGFEGGLPEGFPEDFDPSQMGGPGGQGGAAPGGRNG; the protein is encoded by the coding sequence GTGAGGGAGAACATGCTCGGCGTCTGGAGGAGGAGTGCGCCCCGCGCGCGCATCGCCGTCGTGGTGGTGGCGCTGGCGGTGGCAGGCACGCTCGCGTGGTGGGTCTGGTGGCGCGGCGCGCCCCCGTCGGACGCGCAGGCGCCGCCGACCCGCACGGTCGCGGCGAGCCTGGAGACCCTGGAGCAGACCGTGTCGACGTCCGGCACCCTCACCCCGCTGGTCCACGAGACGGCCGTGTTCGACGTCGCCGGCACGGTGACGTCCGTGCTGGTCGCCGCGGGCGACACGGTGACGGCGGGGCAGGCCCTCGCGACCGTCGGCACGCTGCAGCTCGACGCCGACCTGCTCCTCGCGCAGGCCGACCTCGCGCAGGCCCGCGCCGAGGAGGCCGAGGCGCGGGCGGACGACGACGGGACCGCCGCGGCGCAGGCCCGCATCGACGCGCTCGCCGCCCAGGTCGAGGTCGCGGCCGCGGCGGCCGACGACGCCCGGGCGGCGCTCGACGGCGCGACGCTCGTCGCACCCGTCGCCGGTCTCGTGACGACCGCGGACCTCGAGGTCGGCGACGTGGTGACCGCCGGCTCCGGTGCGACGAACGGGTCGGGCGCGGCACCCGACGGTGCGGCGACGCTCACGTCGACGACCACCGCGACGAGCACCGGCTTCACCGTCGTCGGCACCGACGCGTGGCGTGTCGACGCGACTGTCGGCGAGTCCGACGTGGCGCTGCTCGCGGTCGGCGACCAGGTCGAGATCACCTCCGACGACCTGGCTGCCACGGTCTTCGGGACGGTCGCCGAGATCGGGCTGGTGTCGAGCAGCACGTCCGGCACCGCCGCCTACCCCGTGACCGTCGCCGTCACCGGCACGTCCGACGACCTGCACGACGGCATCGCGGTCGACGTCGAGATCGTCCACGAGCGCCGCACCGACGTCCTGACGGTCCCGTCGGCCGCGATCACGACGGGTGACGACGGCACGACCACCGTCACGCGGCTCGACGCCGACGGCACTCAGGTGGAGACCACCGTCGAGACCGGCGCGACGTCGGGCGACCTCACGGAGATCACGTCGGGCCTCGCCGAGGGCGACGAGGTCGTGGTGCGGGTGTTCACCGGCGGTGCCGGCGGCGGGCAGCAGATGTTCGAGGGCTTCCCCGAGGGCTTCGAGGGCGGGCTCCCGGAGGGCTTCCCCGAGGACTTCGACCCCAGCCAGATGGGCGGCCCCGGCGGCCAGGGCGGCGCGGCCCCCGGTGGACGCAATGGCTGA